Proteins encoded in a region of the Triticum dicoccoides isolate Atlit2015 ecotype Zavitan chromosome 3A, WEW_v2.0, whole genome shotgun sequence genome:
- the LOC119271344 gene encoding cytokinin dehydrogenase 2-like — protein sequence MIMAALFVLGCFLLQTVQAARAHDEALAWTPASPFRDELRALGVGALIRDDAEATALASTDFGNVTVAPAAAVLYPSCPADIAALLRASCARSSPFPVSARGRGHSVRGQAAALDGVVVDMPSLGRLGGGSSSTASRLSVSVEGQYIDAGGEQLWVDVLRAALAHGLTPRSWTDYLHLTVGGTLSNAGISGQAFRYGPQISNVQELDVITGLGEMVTCSKKKDADLFDAVLGGLGQFGVITRARIPLVPAPTRARWVRLLYTGAVALTGDQERLIDVERGDALSGLMDYVEGTVVADEGLIGSWRSQSPSSSSSSFFSGPDAAARFAKLAEEAGGVLYCLEGALYYGGAAGGERDVDKRLETLLRELRYARGFASVQDVSYVEFLDRVHGGELKLRAAGQWDVPHPWLNLFLPRSRVLDFAAGVFHGILRRGTTGAMGPVLVYPMNRNRWDGGMSAVFPEEEEVFYTVGILRLAVSEGDLGRLEEQNDEILRFCEEAGIACVQYLSYYADQAGWEKKHFGPAKWARFVERKREYDPKAILSRGQRIFTSPLA from the exons ATGATCATGGCTGCTCTCTTCGTGCTCGGGTGCTTCCTGCTGCAGACCGTCCAGGCAGCACGGGCTCACGACGAGGCGCTCGCGTGGACGCCGGCCTCCCCCTTCCGCGACGAGCTCCGCGCCCTCGGCGTCGGAGCGCTCATCCGCGACGACGCCGAGGCCACCGCGCTCGCGTCCACTGACTTCGGCAACGTGACGGTCGCGCCGGCGGCGGCCGTGCTCTATCCATCGTGCCCCGCCGACATCGCCGCGCTGCTGCGCGCCTCGTGCGCGCGCTCGTCCCCGTTCCCGGTGTCCGCCCGGGGACGCGGCCACTCCGTCCGTGGCCAGGCGGCCGCGCTCGACGGCGTTGTCGTCGACATGCCGTCGCTCGGACGCCTCGGCGGAGGCTCCAGCTCCACTGCGTCCCGCCTCTCCGTGTCGGTCGAAGGCCAGTACATAGACGCCGGCGGCGAACAGCTGTGGGTGGACGTGCTGCGCGCCGCCCTGGCGCACGGCCTGACGCCGCGTTCGTGGACCGACTACCTCCACCTCACCGTCGGCGGGACGCTCTCCAACGCCGGCATCAGCGGCCAGGCCTTCCGCTACGGCCCCCAGATTTCTAACGTCCAAGAACTGGACGTCATCACCG GGCTCGGAGAGATGGTGACGTGTTCGAAGAAGAAGGACGCCGACCTGTTCGACGCCGTGCTGGGCGGGCTGGGGCAGTTCGGCGTCATAACGCGGGCGCGCATACCGCTGGTGCCAGCGCCGACGAGGGCGCGCTGGGTGCGGCTCCTCTACACGGGCGCCGTCGCACTCACCGGCGACCAGGAGCGGCTCATAGACGTCGAGCGTGGCGACGCGCTGTCCGGGCTCATGGACTACGTCGAGGGCACGGTCGTCGCGGACGAGGGCCTGATCGGGAGCTGGCGCTCGCAGTCGCCGTCATCGTCGTCTTCGTCCTTCTTCTCGGGCCCCGATGCCGCGGCACGATTCGCCAAGCTCGCCGAGGAGGCAGGTGGCGTCCTCTACTGTCTTGAGGGAGCGCTGTACTACGGCGGCGCAGCCGGCGGCGAGCGCGACGTCGATAAG AGGCTGGAGACGCTGCTGCGCGAGCTGCGGTACGCGCGGGGCTTCGCGTCCGTGCAGGACGTGTCGTACGTGGAGTTCCTGGACCGCGTGCACGGCGGCGAGCTCAAGCTCCGTGCCGCCGGTCAGTGGGACGTGCCGCACCCCTGGCTCAACCTCTTCCTCCCGCGCTCCCGCGTCCTCGACTTCGCCGCCGGCGTCTTCCACGGCATCCTCCGCCGCGGTACCACCGGCGCCATGGGGCCCGTCCTCGTCTACCCCATGAACCGGAACAGGTGGGACGGCGGCATGTCGGCGGTGTtcccagaggaggaggaggtgttctaCACAGTTGGGATCCTCCGGTTGGCCGTGTCCGAGGGCGACCTCGGGCGGCTGGAGGAGCAGAACGACGAGATCTTACGGTTCTGCGAGGAGGCCGGGATAGCGTGCGTGCAGTACCTGTCGTACTACGCCGACCAGGCCGGGTGGGAGAAGAAGCACTTTGGTCCAGCCAAGTGGGCCAGGTTCGTGGAGCGGAAGAGGGAGTATGACCCCAAGGCGATCCTATCCCGTGGTCAGAGAATTTTCACGTCCCCGCTGGCTTGA